A genomic segment from Parus major isolate Abel chromosome 21, Parus_major1.1, whole genome shotgun sequence encodes:
- the LOC107213492 gene encoding uncharacterized protein LOC107213492 — MQDKVGIQEGLECGMQGWDAGRDVGCRIQEQGSTGILRDPQGSPETPRDPQGSSGIHREQRFPPAPSSLSNSLLPEPRIQPGAIPDSQNPSLAGIPTLPGLPGFPSAPRLWEDARIPWEERLGCLGPPGRGRAGNPHPSPYKNPCFYPLFPLPAALPVFPNPFLPPIPKIPGERSLISIWTIPWKNLPDPSQNPLLGLKTPGKNFPWGWETTGIPAQEHQGKSLGLGHPTAMDLGIFDCRCSRFSRKIPHEGENGGAGVGHGDLGGFYPKFLGIEAWVTPKLCPGVFSRTKEDPGGNLGVPDGNQALPAKPQPTKSGNLCNSWIFPPFPPRLQSFGKSPGSRDSWNQIPIYSGLGLFQIHRHGMIQSRTFPFGCRTPKFCSSHQFFHGKTQHSQHSAFPAFPHSLATDWSIPLDGSHPWMRRVMIFGKLGIVSRRFNSSDASLEKKTKPGFLKFPHFQPFPNGNFNPSRPGGRRKIGNNPECWERDLFSKGKASLAASGFRGEIPGAAPGPSGGSQDMGADREAPGIAGCESRRVRIAPISPGF; from the coding sequence ATGCAGGATAAGGTTGGGATACAGGAGGGGTTGGAATGCGGGATGCAGGGTtgggatgcaggcagggatgtgggatgcaggatccaggagcagggatccacagggatcctcagggatccccagggatccccagAGACCCCCAGAGATCCCCAGGGATCCTCAGGGATCCACAGGGAGCAGCGctttccccctgctccctcttccctcagcaattcccttctccctgagCCCCGGATCCAGCCTGGAGCAATCCCAGACTCCCAAAATCCCTCCCTGGCTGGGATCCCAACCCTTCCAGGtcttcctggttttccttcagCTCCCAGACTCTGGGAAGATGCCAGGATTCCTTGGGAAGAGAGGCTGGGATGCCTGGGGCCTCCTGGGAGAGGAAGAGCCGGAAATCCACATCCCTCTCCTTacaaaaatccatgtttttatCCTTTATTCCCACTTCCAGCGGCTCTCCCTGTCTTCCCAAACCCTTTCCTTCCAcccattcccaaaatcccaggggAACGCTCCCTGATTTCCATCTGGACAATTCCATGGAAAAACCTCCCAGATCCCTCCCAAAATCCTCTTTTGGGGCTGAAAACTCCGGGAAAAAATTttccctggggatgggaaaCAACCGGAATTCCGGCCCAGGAACACCAAGGGAAAAGTCTTGGATTGGGTCATCCCACGGCGatggatttgggaatttttgaCTGCCGATGTTCCCGTTTTTCACGGAAAATTCCTCATGAGGGGGAAAATGGAGGAGCTGGTGTTGGACACGGGGATTTGGGGGGattttatcccaaatttctGGGAATTGAGGCATGGGTGACTCCAAAACTTTGTCCCGGTGTTTTTTCCCGAACAAAAGAGGATCCTGGGGGGAATTTGGGTGTTCCTGATGGGAATCAGGCTCTCCCTGCAAAACCCCAACCGACTAAATCCGGGAATCTCTGCAATTCCTGgattttccctcccttccctccccgcCTCCAATCCTTTGGGAAAAGCCCCGGTTCCAGAGATTCTTGGAATCAAATCCCAATTTATTCAGGGCTGGGTTTGTTCCAAATCCATCGCCACGGGATGATCCAATCCAGGACTTTTCCCTTCGGCTGCCGGACCCCAAAGTTTTGCTCTTCCCATcaatttttccatggaaaaacgcaacattcccaacattccgCTTTTCCAGCATTCCCACATTCCTTAGCCACGGATTGGAGCATCCCTTTGGATGGGAGTCACCCCTGGATGAGGCGGGTGATGATTTTTGGGAAGCTGGGAATCGTTTCCCGAAGATTCAACAGCTCTGATGCttccttggaaaagaaaactaaaccaGGATTCTTAAAATTCCCCcatttccagccctttcccaaTGGGAATTTTAACCCCTCTCGCCCcggagggagaaggaaaatcGGGAATAACCCGGAATGTTGGGAGCgggatttgttttccaaaggcaAAGCTTCCTTGGCAGCCTCCGGATTCCGCGGGGAAATCCCGGGAGCGGCTCCCGGCCCGTCAGGTGGCTCCCAGGACATGGGAGCAGACAGGGAAGCGCCGGGAATCGCGGGATGCGAATCCCGCCGTGTCCGGATCGCTCCGATTTCTCCCGGCTTTTAA
- the KLHDC7A gene encoding kelch domain-containing protein 7A, with protein sequence MSQRVPPGWHSDMQLPGKLLLSAAALLLLSLAFRFYRNRSSPPGKIPPGEQLEKRDGDGDGGVRRRRRRKDGDGLGVRHEPRWGERSFPRSEEEEEEEGEEEGWELGLIPRKAPRGPAGMGRELGRELGRELGVKSEREAGVELGGDPGSGMGRELGKGPGSELGKGPGSKLGKELGIKPRNNPGRKPGSKLVTKPGNESGSEQEKEPGMELGNQLGFKSGMELRSEQGSEPGSEPGILLGDKAGIEVGGEPGIWPGSELGSHGPEEGDGAAPSSGRSPGPGDARTEGDGCAQSTEQAPAGAGRSSKGSPGTVRTLSVTSNLGLLLTASEAGSDTSYRFSSVAKIQVEENFIPERRDKDGDRPGLRGKVYDYFVQSISESVSRRTSLPFVPAGTCRGRAVPQSSGTHAEKNPALGIPDPNTPAAPQEGTESPPQPPSPGTLGIASELPLPCGAPEPSREPQPGRVHLGNCSEVLRSAKARQLRALQDSALQVMSQHLLQVLRSPDIYGRLKAGERELLPALRSRGRPRLVVADVPSGQPGHSRGRLCYYDEDGDRWWQLCQLPAEVAGRGCAVCSMFNYLFVLPAWEGSGRARSPSRRVLCYDPLSDSWSDICPLRQARPRCRLVALDGHLYAIGGECLATVERYDPRRDRWAFVAALPGDTFAVAHAAAACDGDIYVTGGTLRSLLLRYDPRGDSWATGPAFGDKDGTAELVSAHGFLYRFQLRRGDVADVADVAVSRCSASAGLWYRCCASRPLAEPAGLSCAALGGLIHCLGRGFHLRFLADPVSPRFGAKELRPFPEPHGNLLPAVLALPEAGTEPPQH encoded by the coding sequence ATGTCCCAGCGGGTGCCCCCGGGCTGGCACTCGGACATGCAGCTCCCCGGGAAGCTGCTCCTGTCGGCGGCCgcgctgctgctcctgtccctggccTTCAGGTTTTACAGGAACCGCTCTTCTCCCCCGGGAAAAATCCCGCcgggagagcagctggaaaagcgggatggagatggggatgggggcgtgaggaggaggaggaggaggaaggatgggGATGGCCTCGGGGTGCGGCACGAGCCTCGCTGGGGAGAGCGGAGTTTTCCAaggagtgaggaggaggaggaggaggaaggagaggaggagggtTGGGAGCTGGGCTTGATTCCCAGGAAAGCCCCGCGAGGTCCGGCCGGGATGGGAAGGGAACTGGGAAGGGAATTGGGAAGGGAATTGGGAGTTAAATCAGAAAGAGAAGCAGGGGTTGAGCTGGGGGGTGATCCCGGGAGCGGGatgggaagggagctgggaaaaggaCCGGGAAGCGAGCTGGGAAAAGGGCCGGGAAGCAAGCTGGGAAAAGAGCTGGGAATCAAGCCGAGAAACAATCCAGGAAGAAAGCCAGGAAGCAAACTGGTAACGAAGCCAGGAAATGAGTCGGGAagtgagcaggaaaaggagccgggaatggagctgggaaatcaATTGGGATTTAAGTCAGGAATGGAGCTGAGAAGTGAGCAGGGAAGCGAACCAGGAAGCGAGCCGGGAATTTTGCTGGGAGACAAGGCAGGAATCGAGGTGGGAGGTGAGCCGGGAATTTGGCCGGGAAGCGAGCTGGGCTCTCACGGCCCCGAGGAGGGGGACGGAGCTGCCCCGAGCTCCGGGCGCTCCCCGGGGCCTGGCGATGCCCGGACAGAGGGGGATGGATGTGCCCAGAGCACGGAGCAGGCTCCGGCTGGAGCCGGGAGGAGCAGCAAGGGCAGCCCGGGGACCGTCCGGACCCTCAGCGTCACCTCCaacctggggctgctgctgacgGCGAGCGAGGCGGGCTCGGACACCTCCTACCGCTTCTCCTCGGTGGCCAAGATCCAGGTGGAGGAGAACTTCATCCCGGAGCGCCGGGACAAGGACGGGGACAGGCCTGGCCTGCGGGGCAAAGTCTACGACTACTTCGTGCAGTCCATCTCCGAGTCGGTGTCCAGGAGAACCTCCCTGCCCTTCGTCCCTGCCGGGACCTGCCGGGGCCGGGCAGTGCCGCAGAGCTCCGGAACCCACGCGGAGAAGAACCCAGCCTTGGGAATTCCTGATCCCAACACCCCCGCGGCTCCGCAGGAGGGCACGGAGAGCCCTCCCCAGCCACCTTCTCCCGGCACCCTCGGCATCGCCTCCGAGCTCCCGCTGCCCTGCGGGGCTCCTGAGCCATCCCGAGAGCCGCAGCCCGGCCGGGTTCACCTGGGGAACTGCTCCGAGGTTCTGCGCTCGGCCAAGGCGCGGCAGCTGCGGGCCCTGCAGGACTCGGCGCTGCAGGTGATGAGCCAGCACCTCCTGCAAGTGCTGCGCTCCCCGGACATCTACGGCCGCCTCAAGGCCGGCGAGCGGGAGCTGCTCCCGGCGCTACGGAGCCGCGGGCGGCCGCGCCTGGTGGTGGCCGATGTCCCCTCGGGCCAGCCCGGCCACTCCCGAGGCCGCCTCTGCTACTACGACGAGGACGGGGACCGCtggtggcagctgtgccagctgccgGCAGAGGTGGCCGGGCGGGGCTGCGCCGTGTGCTCCATGTTCAATTACCTGTTCGTGCTGCCCGCCTGGGAGGGCTCGGGCCGGGCTCGGAGCCCCTCCCGCCGCGTGCTCTGCTACGACCCCCTGAGCGACAGCTGGAGCGACATCTGTCCCCTGCGCCAGGCGCGGCCGCGCTGCCGGCTGGTGGCCCTGGACGGCCACCTCTACGCCATCGGGGGCGAGTGTTTGGCCACCGTGGAGCGCTACGACCCCCGCAGGGACCGCTGGGCCTTCGTCGCCGCCCTGCCCGGGGACACTTTCGCCGTGGCCCACGCGGCCGCCGCGTGCGACGGCGACATTTATGTCACCGGGGGCACCCTGCGCTCGCTGCTGCTGCGCTACGATCCCCGCGGGGACAGCTGGGCCACCGGCCCGGCCTTCGGCGACAAGGACGGGACCGCCGAGCTGGTGAGCGCCCACGGCTTCCTGTACCGCTTCCAGCTGCGGCGCGGCGATGTCGCCGATGTCGCCGATGTGGCCGTGTCGCGATGCAGCGCCAGCGCGGGGCTGTGGTACCGCTGCTGTGCCAGCCGCCCCCTGGCCGAGCCGGCCGGGCTGAGCTGCGCCGCCCTGGGCGGCCTCATCCACTGCCTGGGCCGGGGTTTCCATCTCCGCTTCCTCGCCGATCCCGTCTCGCCGCGCTTCGGGGCCAAGGAGCTGCGGCCGTTCCCGGAGCCGCACGGGAACCTCCTGCCCGCGGTGCTGGCGCTGCCCGAGGCGGGCACGGAGCCTCCGCAGCACTGA
- the IGSF21 gene encoding immunoglobulin superfamily member 21 yields the protein MEPQIPAEPGLGGSSLHSGAELLPNFGGPRLAPQFRGDRALAIPEFPRADGFFLADGILGWSRALPIPAGEESKGSRAREDPGYLTVSIEPLPPVVVGDAVTLKCNFKTDGKMREIVWYRVTDGGTIKQKIFTFDAMFSTNFSQMENYRKREDLVYQSTVRLPEVRISDNGPYECHVGIYDRATREKVVLASGNVFLNVMAPPTSISVLAADTPAPFSRYQAQNFTLVCVVSGGKPAPLVYFKRDGEPIEATPLPEPPAGASSWAPRNLLHRDLDDTKLPKSLAADGEPGMGNPFPTADPPRGLAAERDSVTESIPETVVSREFPRWVHMAEPIYYFRHTHAPVSDGTVEARATLTWTLNPQIDNEALFSCEVKHPALSMPMQSEVTLVAPKGPKITMTPTRARVGDTVRILVQGFQNEVFPEPLFTWTRVGSRLLDGSAEHDGKELVLERVPAELNGSMYRCTAQNPLGSTDTHTRLIVFENPNIPRGPEDSNGSLPGHHGFRLVLALTLTVILELT from the exons ATGGAG CCACAAATCCCGGCCGAACCCGGGCTCGGGGGCTCCTCCCTTCACTCGGGGGCCGAGCTGCTCCCGAATTTCGGGGGGCCCCGCCTCGCTCCCCAATTTCGGGGGGACAGAGCGCTCGCCATTCCCGAATTTCCGAGGGCAGATGGCTTTTTCCTGGCTGACGGCATCCTTGGCTGGAGCCGTGCCCTCCCCATCCCGGCTGGAGAGGAATCCAAGGGATCCAGAGCCCGGGAAGATCCAG GTTATCTGACCGTCAGCATCGAGCCCCTGCCCCCGGTGGTGGTGGGAGACGCTGTCACCCTGAAATGCAACTTCAAAACCGACGGGAAAATGCGGGAGATCGTCTGGTACCGG GTCACTGACGGCGGCACCATCAAGCAGAAGATCTTCACTTTTGATGCCATGTTTTCCACCAACTTTTCCCAGATGGAAAACTACCGGAAACGGGAAGACCTCGTTTACCAATCCACCGTGCG CCTTCCCGAGGTCCGGATTTCGGACAACGGTCCCTACGAGTGCCACGTGGGGATCTACGACCGAGCCACGCGGGAGAAGGTGGTGCTGGCCTCCGGGAACGTCTTCCTGAATGTGATGG ctcccccaACGTCCATCTCGGTGCTGGCCGCGGACACCCCGGCACCCTTCAGCCGCTACCAGGCGCAGAACTTCACCCTGGTGTGCGTGGTGTCCGGCGGGAAGCCCGCGCCGCTG GTGTACTTCAAGCGGGATGGGGAGCCCATCGAGGCCACCCCGCTGCCGGAGCCGCCGGCCGGCGCCAGCAGCTGGGCCCCCCGCAACCTCCTGCACCGCGACCTGGACGACACCAAACTGCCGAAATCCCTGGCGGCCGACGGCGAGCCGGGAATGGGAAACCCCTTCCCCACGGCGGATCCGCCGCGGGGGCTGGCGGCCGAGCGGGATTCGGTGACGGAAAGCATTCCCGAGACGGTGGTGAGCCGGGAATTCCCGCGCTGGGTGCACATGGCAGAACCCATCTATTACTTCCGGCACACGCACGCGCCCGTCAGCGACGGCACCGTCGAGGCCCGAGCCACCCTCACATGGACCCTGAACCCCCAAATCGACAACGAGGCTCTGTTCAGCTGCGAGGTCAAGCACCCGGCGCTCTCCATGCCCATGCAGTCCGAGGTCACGCTCG TTGCTCCCAAGGGTCCGAAGATCACCATGACCCCGACGAGGGCGCGCGTGGGGGACACCGTGCGGATCCTGGTGCAGGGATTCCAG AACGAGGTGTTCCCAGAGCCGCTGTTCACCTGGACGCGGGTGGGGAGCCGGCTCCTGGACGGCAGCGCCGAGCACGACGGGAAGGAGCTGGTTCTGGAGCGGGTCCCGGCCGAGCTCAACGGCTCCATGTACCGCTGCACCGCCCAGAACCCGCTGGGCTCCACCGACACCCACACGCGCCTCATCGTCTTCG AAAACCCGAATATTCCCAGAGGACCAGAAGACTCCAACG gtTCGCTTCCTGGCCACCACGGCTTCAGACTGGTTTTGGCGCTCACCCTGACAGTGATCCTGGAGCTCACGTGA